The window CTTCAAACCAACAAATATGTTGAGGTATGGGATAATTCCAGCATTGGTTACATCCGGATAATGGAATGCTGTTTGGATTGCCTGAGGAACAACGTTCAGCAAATCGGTACCGAAGTTGTATAGGTAAAATCCTCCAACGAACAAGCCTATCAATCCGAAGATAACAAATCCTAATGCACCTACAGATTCTAAAACTTCAATATAAGCGTGTGATAATTCCAATGGGGAGTTACCTAATCCATAAACGAGTATAGATAATATAATTCCACTTGCTATCATCGCACCACCTTGGAAACCTCCACCAGGAGTGATGTGACCTCCAAGGATAGTTGTTATACCTAAACAAATCAATATGATTGAAATTGGTAAAGATATTAATTTTAAAATCATACTACCTTGACTCATCTTTTATCCCCCAATAATCCTCTTCCGAAAATTAATAATACCACCAAACCAGCGCTCAGCAATATAATTGATTCTCCTAAAGTATCAAATGCTCTGAAATCGAATATCACAACGGTTACCATGTTTGGAGCGATTTGTGTTCCCAAAGCATTGTAAATGTTGCTTACACCAGGATTAATCATGTTGCTGATATGGAAAATCGCATCCAATAATGTAACGGAAAATACTGCTGTCAGCACTGCTGCGAGTAAATTGCGAATAGTAGTTTTAGACAAGATTACCACCCCAGTACATAAATACAACGATAATTGAAAGAACTAAAATTGCATAGAACAGCATTCTTTCAAGAGAATCATCCTGTTCCATTTTAAACTTAGGAATAAGTGGAATATTAGAAATCAGGACTACTGCCAATATCAATGTGACCAGGCCTGCAAGCAAGACATTGACATGTCTCAATAGTATTGCTGCAAGAATCAATGAAACTATTAAGAATATTTCAGCAGTAATGCTTCCGGAAACATCGGCGTTTGTAACCGGTCCCGGTGAAAACACTTTTCTGAATTGCTTTACAACATTAAATATCTGATCATAGAGTTTCATAATATTCCTCCTACAAAGCTAGTGATTCCTGATACAACAACGTCAGGGAACAGACCTAAGAATAATATGACAATCAACAATATTCCCATTGTGAAAATCATTGAACGAGGAACTTCCTTGCCTTCCAATTCCAAATCCCTTGGCTTAGGTTTTAGGAACATTGTGTAGAATGTTTTTACGAACACCACAAATGTTGCTATACTTACCACAATGGCCAAGATGGATATTTCAGGGAATCCGCAACTTAAAGAAGCCTGAACAAGCATTAATTTGGATTGGAAACCGTTTAAAGGAGGTACTCCTGCCATTGCCAGACCACCAATCAGAAGCATGATGCTCACTTTCGGGTGGTATGCAAGCAGTCCTCCGAGCTTGCGTGTGTCTACCTCGTTTGTCGCCTCAACTATTGCACCGAATCCTATGAATAATAATGCAGTGATTACGATTTCATTTATTGCCTGGAAAAGTCCTGCAGTTATTGCGAAATTGGTTCCAAGCCCTATACCTAATCCAATGAAACCCAATTCTCCCACAGCTAAAAATCCAATCATTCTTCTGAAGTCTGTTTGAGTCAGTGCGAGTGAAACACCTAATATCATAGCCAAGATAGAGAAGAAGACTATGAGCACTTCAAAGATTGGTAAAGCTGAGTAGATTCTAAACATCACTAATACAATTGAAATCATTGATATGACTGTAAATGACTGTAGCAATGCTGCTCCATGAGGTTCTGCTTTTGAATAGATTCCAGACTTAATGGTATGGAATGGTGGTAAACCTGATGCGTATAACCAACCAAAGAATATTAATGCGAGTGACATTAAGAATACTGGAGAAGTCATATCCACTAAACCGTTATGGACCGCAGCCGCAATATCTGTTATGTTTACACTTCCAGTCAATGCCAATAGGAATCCAATTCCTAAAAGCATTATTGGGGACCCGATTGATCCCAGAACCATATACTTCAAGGCCATCTCATAACTGTAATCGATTGATGAAGCCGCTACAATACCCACCTGTGCAAGTGCCAATATCTCAAAGAACACAAACATGTGGAAAATGTCGTCTGTCAATAGCATTGCAGTTACGGCAGCTGTTCCCAAGAACAATAGGAACAGATATGGTCCAGACACTTCTTTATATTTTGTCAAGTAAACAAATATTACCAAAAAGGTCAAAAGACCGATGATTGAGATGAATACTTGCTGCAGGAATGTGAATGAATATGTGATTGCAGGGTGATAGACCGTACTTGTCACATTATCCAATATCGGAGCGTATCCTCCAAAGTAGTGAAGACCATAATTTGCAGCCAATGGTATTATCGGAAGACAAATAGCTACGACAAATGCGAAAATCTTTGTAGCCTTGTTGAACTTTGAAAATGCACTGATGAGCAATGCCGCCATCAAAGGAACAATGACCATAAGTGGAATTAATTCATTCATTGTACTCCTCCCGTTTTGATGTGTCTGCCAACATTACTTTTGTGGATAATGTGCCATATCTTCTGTATAAAACCATTACTAAAGCCAACATTACTGCCAGGGTACTTGCACCGATTACAATACTGGTCAATACCAGACCGAAAGGCAATGGATATGCTGCGTTTGCCGCAAACCATGAAGTATCCATTCCAGGCATTAAAATAGGTACAACTCCGCCGGCCTTATAACCAATAGCAACAATGAACAGGTTTGCACCTTCCTCGATGAAACTAATACCGATTATCTTTTTGATGATATTATCAATGAATATTGCTGAGTAAAGTCCCACTATGATTAACGCAGCGGATGTCAATAATATCACAAGTTGTGTCTGTGCCATTAGTCATCACTCCTTTGAGTTTTTTTAACAGCTAAAGCGATAAATACAGGTACAATTGCTGCACCAACAATAGCTTGAGTCAAAGCAACATCCGGAGCCAGCAATACTTGGAAAAGAACTGCAAGAGCCCCTCCTGAAAATCCGGTAAGGATTGCTGCCTTCAATAAGTCCTTTTGAATAAGGGCAAGAATTGCACTTAAAACTGTTATAAGACATAATACAACTTCCAACATCTTATTCACCCTCATCAATTTCTATTGTAGTTACTGAAAATCTTTCATCCGCCTTGAGTTTTTCAGAGTTTTCACTTTCCAAAGCCTGCATCTTTTCTTTAGGATGGATGAAAGGATGATTTTCATCTACTTCTTCTTCAACTGTCATTAAATCTCCGTTATTCTCTCTATCTTCTTTTTTCCAATAAGCATTAGCTATGGCATGTGCTATAAATGGTGCTAAAATAAAGTAGATTCCAGCCAAGAGATATTGACCAAGACCGATCATCGCAATTATACATGCTACATCGAACAGTCCTGCAATGTGGATTCTGGCATAGACTTTATTTTTGGTATTGTTGCTTAAGCTGATAAGCCCTATTGCTGCAATTATGGTAAGAATTGCCGCTATGATAAGGAGTGCCGCTTTGATATACTCAATCATCGTCGTCACCTCCCAAAACAACAGCAAAAGCAATAGTGCCTACAAAACCAAAGAATATTAAAGCCAGTGATATATCTCTGAAGAATCCAAGATTATATATGCTGCCTCCGACAAGCAACGCTACGGCAAATGCATTGACAATTATGGAACTTCCCAAAAGCCCCATAGATGTGGATTTATATGCACTTGCCCTTAAGGCAGCAAGCATCATTATGATTAATGCTATAACCAAAATATATTCTGCAATTAACAATATATCCATACTATCTCACTCGATTTATTGTAAAAATGTAATCATTCTAACATTTTCTTTATATAAGGTTCAAAAGGAATGATGTCCTCTTGTTTTCTTGGAGAAATAGCAGCTACTTTGATAATGTTATTTTCACTGTCCAAGTCAACAGACAGGGTTCCAGGGGTTAGAGAAATACTGTTTGCTAAAATTGTTTGGGAAACAGGTCTATCCAAAACTGTTTTAACATCCACAATTATAGGATCAATATTTCTGCCCATTATTCGATTAAATGCAACATCAATTGTTGATTTAATGATTTCATAAATAAGGTCTAAGAAAAATATTATTCCGTAACCAATTCTAGTCAAAAACATTAAACAAGCTCCATTTCATTAGTTATTGATCGTCAGAAAATGACGATTAAATAATAATATTATTATTTATCATGATTATTTATTATAAATGTATGCTTTTTTAAAAAAATTATTTAAAAATTAAATTAAACTATAAAAAAATTTTTAAAAAAATTCAAATGAACAAAATTATCTATTAAATAGTAAAAACAACCTTTTTTCAATAGTCAAATCATGTTTTAAAGGGCATTTTCCAAATTATTACTAAAAGTATATAAAAACATGCAAATTAATGTTTTAGAAGATATATTGTTCAAAAACTTTGAAGAGAATTGGAACATGAACAATCAATGCAATCACAATCAGTAAAAACACCATGCTCAGACCGAAATTCCGATAAACCTTTCTGGATGAGAGCGGTGCGAAAATCTTAATTCCCGCAGGAGTGAAGGAGTCAAGCACAATATGGGAGAACACGCCCACGAACAATGACAGGACAATTTCAACGTATGAAATCTCCGCAACCGGCATGATGAACAAGCTGATAAAGAACAGAGGTATGAAAATTATCAGGAGCCTCTTATTCAAAAACAAGAAACTTAAAAGGACAATCAGAACCGCCATCAGCAGGTAATGATTGTCGATTATGGTTACGGCACCAATCAATTGAAATCCCCAAATCAGTATCAAGGAAAGGGCGGACGTCAATGTCAAGACCCCGAAGATCGAATGTGTAAAGCTGCGATGCTCTGAAAAATAAAAGGTTACACCTAAAAAAACAATAATTAAACCGATATAATAAGGTAATTTAAGGATATAAAGTGAAATGAACACTATCAATCCCAAAATAATCATCCTGTAGACATTCTCCTTTTTGAACTTGTGATCAAAATCGGGTACATTCGCACCGATGAACGTGAGAGCAATTGTTAGAGGATTGTGAAAAAACATCAGTGCGAGTGCGAATGCAAATATTGAATGTCCCTTGTATGAAGACAATTAAATCACCTTGATTAAAAATAGGCATTATACATTTAAAAGATTAACCAGAGAGCATTTGGAAAGTAATGGCTATCCGAAATAGGATAAAAAGCTATTCATTTGAGCGAAAGACCTCTCAACAGTGCCTGCACCCACATTTCCAAATGGACACAATACCTCACAAGTGATTGCAGGAACGCCATTCAGATTGCAAACGTCCTCAACAGCCCCCTTATAGGATGAGCCCGCATAATCAAACGAGATGATTTCGGAGCCCACATCCCTTGAAATGTAATTTGCCATCAGATAGCTTTCGGCAGACGGGGATTTTGATGTGAAAATGGCCTCACAGCCAGGATTTGCATTGAAGGCAGTAGAATGGAAATCCCCCACAAAATCAATACTTAAATTTTCAACGGCCCTGACAATCAGATTGCTGAGCGAATCGTTGATGTGGGCAGACCTGTTCAGGTCCATACCATTGAATGTCCTCTCGTTGTTCATGGTTGATTTCGGGGATGCAAATGGAATGATGTACAATGTATTTCGCAAATCCTCAAAAAGCAAGCTGTTCAACAGCCTCACATTGGCTATCTGCGGAGGCAGTTCATTGCCATGTATCCCAGATAAAATAAGAATCCTGTTTCCCCCATTGCCCAATTTGAAAATGGGAGTTCCATAAACACATTTTTCAAGCAAAAATTGAGTGAACCTGTTCCTTTCCAGATTTTTGAAAACATTAGTGTTCCTTGAAATGAATCCCCTTGATAAATCGGAAACGTAGGACATTTCAAGATTACCAAATTCCTCAATTTTTCTAAAATGCATAATTAAATATACAGTAAAACTCTTATTTAAAAATAAGCATGAAGATGAAGAAATATATAAAAAACCTCATAAGGCTCATCAATTATGAAAGGGACGCCGAAATCGACCTGATGACGTATGAAATAAGCACAATGTCAGGTCAGAAAAGGGAAGAACTTGGAAGAGCCATCAATAAGGTTAAGGGAAAGAGCCTGGGAAAGGAATTGGGAATGCAGATTGTCCAGTTCGGAAGATCTGAAGTCATCGACACCGAAATATCAGTTGGAGACATGGTCCTAGTCAGCACGGACAATCCGTTGCGCAGCGACTTGACCGGCACAGTCACTGAAAAGGGCGCAAGATTCATCAAGGTCGCCTTCGACAAGCGTGTCCCAAAATGGGCCATCAAGAAGAAGGTCAGGTTGGACCTGTATGCTAATGACATCACATTCAGACGTATGGAGGATAACCTGAAGCATTTAAGCCTGAAAGGAAAAAATGCACTCGAATACATATTAAGCGAGAGAAATCCGAAGAAAAATCGCCCTGTGCCTTACATAAGCTACATTGACGATTCATTGAATGATTCGCAAAAATCCGCCATCGAAAATGCACTGTCCTGTGAAAACTTCTACCTGATACACGGGCCCTTCGGTACCGGAAAGACAAGGACCCTGGTTGAACTTATCTCACAAGAGACAAGACAAGACCATAAGGTACTGGCAACAGCGGAAAGCAATGCTGCGGTCGACAATATTCTTGAAAGACTGATGGAGAACAAAAAATTAAACCTTACAAGGCTCGGACACCCCCAAAGGGTTTCAAAGCACAACATCACACAAACCCTTGCATACAAAGCTGAAAACCACAAGCTTAACAAGAAAATCAAAAAGATCCACAAAAAGATAGACAATATGATTGAAAAGCGCAGAGTGCACACCAAACCGACCCCTCAATACCGTCGGGGACTTGGCGATTATGACATACTGCATTTTGCCTCCAAAGGTAAAGGCACACGTGGAGTAAGCGCTGATAAAATCAAGTCAATGGCAAAATGGATTGAAATCAACCAGGAAATCGATGAGGCGCATGATGAAATCAAAAGAATTGAAAACAGAATGATCAAGAACATCATCGATGAGAGCGATGTTATTCTTGCCACAAACTCTTCGGCCGCCCTGGAATCAATCGCAAGGGTCAAGTTCGATGTTGCCATTGTTGATGAGGCTTCACAGGCCACAATACCAAGCGTTCTGATTCCGATTGCAAAGGCCCACAGGTTCATTCTTGCAGGAGACCACAAGCAATTGCCTCCAACAATAATCAGCGAAAGGGCAGGAGAATTGGAAAAGACCCTCTTTGAAGAGTTGATAAAAATGTATCCTAACAAATCCCAGCTGCTGAATGTGCAATACAGGATGAATAGCCTGCTCATGAAATTTCCAAATAGGGAATTCTACAATAACGGATTGAAGAGCACCTCCAGCGTCGATGAGATAACCATCAATGACATTCTAGAATCAGGCCATGATGAGGAAGCATTGCTCTTTATTGACACCTCCGATGTCGAGGACAACAATGAAAGACATCTGAAGGACTCAAAATCAATTGTAAATGAGCTTGAGGCCCAAATCAGTGTCAGCATTGCTCGTGACTATCTGGATGCGGGCATCGATGAGGAGGACATTGGAATAATCAGCCCATATGCCGACCAGGTGAAGATCATACAGGAAAAAACTCCTGTTGAAGTAAAGACAGTTGACGGATTTCAGGGAAGGGAAAAGGAAATTATCATCATTTCAACTGTAAGAAGCAATGAAAATGGAAATATAGGTTTTCTAAAGGATTTGCGTAGGTTGAATGTTGCAATTACCCGTGCCAAACGCAAGCTGATTATCATCGGCAACAAGAATACCCTAAAAACCAATCCGACTTATGCAAGACTTATAAATTTTGTTGAAGATGAAGACTTACTCATAAAAATTTAGGCATACCTAAACTTTATATGCTATGAAAAACTAAATTGATAATAGAGATTGAAGTATTGTAAAATGCTTTAAGTTCTAAACTCTTGATTGAGATTATTCATTTTAATATTCATATTATGTCAACCTCAATTATATCCCTCAATTAAGAGTTTTTCTTCTGCCAACTTTTTTTATAATTATAAATACTATTAAAAACATAACATTTACCATAAAACTTATTTTTAATTATATGGTGAATTAAATGACTGATAAAGTACTTTTAGCATTCAGTGGAGGATTAGACACCTCCGTTTGTGTTAAATTATTAGAAGAAAAATATGATGTGGAAGTTATTACCGCATGTGTAGATGTGGGACAAGGCGAAGAAGAAATGGAAAAAGCAAAAAACAGTGCAGCTAACATTGGAGGATTAAAACACTACAATATAGATGCCAAAGAGGAATTCGCAAACGAATACATCGCACGTGGAATCAAAGCAAATGCAGAATACGAAGGATACCCATTAAGCACTGCCTTTGCAAGACCATTAATTGCCCTAAAACTTATAGAAGTAGCTGAAAAAGAAGGGGCAACTGCAATCGCTCACGGTTGTACCGGAAAAGGAAACGACCAATTCAGATTTGAAGCAGTTATCCGTGCAATGTCCGATTTGGATATCATTGCACCAATCAGAGAAATGAACCTGACAAGATCTGAAGAAAAGGCATATGCAGAATCCAAAGGAATCAAGTTAAGCTACGATAAAATTTACAGTATCGACGAAAACCTCTGGGGAAGAGCAATCGAAGGGGACGTCCTAGAAGACCCTGCCAACGAACCTCCAGAAGACATCTACGAATGGACCGCCTCCTGGGAAGATGCCAAAGACGAACCAGAAAAAGTGTCAATCGAATTCGAGGAAGGTATTCCCGTGGCCATCAACGGCGAAATGATGCCATTAGTTGACATTATCACAAAAGCAAATGAAATTGCAGGAGCTCACGGAATTGGTAGAGTCGATACCATTGAAAACAGAATGATTGGCATTAAAAGTAGGGAAATCTACGAAACCCCTGGAGCAAAATTGTTAATTGCAGCTCACCAAGCATTGGAAGAATTGGTTTTAACCACTGACGAGTTAAGATTTGCTGAATACATGTCAACACTTTACGCTGACTTAGTATACAGAGCTCTCTGGCAAGAACCTTTAAGAGAGGACCTTGACCAAGCAATTGACAACATGCAAGAAAGAGTAAGCGGAGAAGTTGTAATGAAACTCTTCAAAGGTTCCATTCAACCAATTATCAGAAAATCTCCATTCAGCTTACACAGCATAGAACAAATTACCTTTGAAGACAAGGAAACCGACCAAAGAGAAGTAGAAGGTATGATTAAACACCACGGTATTCAAGCTGCAAATTACCAAAAATTAAACAGATAGTTTTACACTATCTTCTTTCTTTCTTTTTTTGAACCGCTTCAATGAAATAGTCATTGAAAAATCCACGATTATAATCAAAGAGTTCCATAAAACTGGAATCGATAATATACATCACACACCAGTCATCCTTATCCCTGATGCCTCTACCGTAGGCTTGCATCAAAGCCATGACCGCCTGATAATAATACCATTTCGGATCCTGTTCCTTACGATAATTGACCTGCTCGTTCAATTGCGGATATGGGATTTTGAACATGATTTGGAACCTGCACAAATCCCCCTTGAAATCAACACCGTCCTTTACAGACGCACCTATGAGAACTATGTTGTCCTTGGATTCACTGAACTGCCTCAATACCTGATTTCTGTTCTCCCCACCGACAAAAAGGAAATCATACCCCTTAAGATTATCCATAATCCAAAATGCCTGTTCATTGCTTGATGTATGGATAACTCCATTTTCGTTTGGGTGTTTGTCCAAAATCTCCTTAATCTTGATGATGGCCCTCTTGTTTTTCCAATTTGGATTTTTGCCATGATTGCCGCTTAGTCTGGCAGCAAAATCAGGATAGATTGGTCTTTTATTAACATCGAATGGGCTTTTCTCATAGATGTAATAGGTTTCATCAGGATTGATATTGTTCCATTCACAGAACTTGTCCTTGCTTCCAAGTGTTCCTGTCAGGAAAATGCAGACATTACCCAAATCCAATAGCTTTTGAGTATCATCCACAACGGAAAACGGTTTGAACTCCGCAGAAATGTCCATCTGATTGTTTAGGATTGCCTCCTTTTCAGGCAAGTCGATGATCAGTTCATTAGCCTGCAAACCCAATGTGATTGCCGCAAAGGACTTCATGTCCTGCTCAAGGTTTTGCTTTTCAACATAATCAAAATTGGAATACTTTGAAGGGTCGCTTTCAAACTCATCCAAGGTGACCTGGACAGACTTGTTGGCATCCCCCTCGATTTTCTTGATTCTCTTGTTGCATTCCTTGATTAGGTCATCGCACAACCTGATCCAATAATCTGAATCCTTCTTGAGCTTATTGATTGAGTTGGTGGCAACCATTAGAGGCTCGAATATGTCAATACCGAATTTGGTTGAAATGTATTCCCTATTCAGTTCGGATGATGACAGCATCAGCATCTTGCGTTCCAGATTATGAGCCTCATCCAAAATCAGCAATTCACGAGGGTCAAGAATAGGGCTTGCAACGCTTGCATAATAAAAATAATCATAATTTGTTAATACGTTTTTTGATTGCTTGGCCTTATTCAGAGCCAGATTGTATTCGCAATCACTGCACCTTCTCAGGTTATACTCCGCTTTGATGCAGAAGTCACAGCTGCCCGTATAGTTGCACTTGTAGTTTCCACGGCCCTTAATCTCAACCAGCATGTCTGAAAAGTCATCCAGATATTGTTCCTGGAGCTGTTTTGTCATTGTAAGGATATATGAATCCTCATACATGTTTGCAATGGTTGTGGCGACCGCACTTTTGCCTATACCGGTAC of the Methanobrevibacter thaueri genome contains:
- a CDS encoding cation:proton antiporter subunit C; translation: MAQTQLVILLTSAALIIVGLYSAIFIDNIIKKIIGISFIEEGANLFIVAIGYKAGGVVPILMPGMDTSWFAANAAYPLPFGLVLTSIVIGASTLAVMLALVMVLYRRYGTLSTKVMLADTSKREEYNE
- a CDS encoding IGHMBP2 family helicase — protein: MKKYIKNLIRLINYERDAEIDLMTYEISTMSGQKREELGRAINKVKGKSLGKELGMQIVQFGRSEVIDTEISVGDMVLVSTDNPLRSDLTGTVTEKGARFIKVAFDKRVPKWAIKKKVRLDLYANDITFRRMEDNLKHLSLKGKNALEYILSERNPKKNRPVPYISYIDDSLNDSQKSAIENALSCENFYLIHGPFGTGKTRTLVELISQETRQDHKVLATAESNAAVDNILERLMENKKLNLTRLGHPQRVSKHNITQTLAYKAENHKLNKKIKKIHKKIDNMIEKRRVHTKPTPQYRRGLGDYDILHFASKGKGTRGVSADKIKSMAKWIEINQEIDEAHDEIKRIENRMIKNIIDESDVILATNSSAALESIARVKFDVAIVDEASQATIPSVLIPIAKAHRFILAGDHKQLPPTIISERAGELEKTLFEELIKMYPNKSQLLNVQYRMNSLLMKFPNREFYNNGLKSTSSVDEITINDILESGHDEEALLFIDTSDVEDNNERHLKDSKSIVNELEAQISVSIARDYLDAGIDEEDIGIISPYADQVKIIQEKTPVEVKTVDGFQGREKEIIIISTVRSNENGNIGFLKDLRRLNVAITRAKRKLIIIGNKNTLKTNPTYARLINFVEDEDLLIKI
- a CDS encoding succinylglutamate desuccinylase/aspartoacylase domain-containing protein; protein product: MHFRKIEEFGNLEMSYVSDLSRGFISRNTNVFKNLERNRFTQFLLEKCVYGTPIFKLGNGGNRILILSGIHGNELPPQIANVRLLNSLLFEDLRNTLYIIPFASPKSTMNNERTFNGMDLNRSAHINDSLSNLIVRAVENLSIDFVGDFHSTAFNANPGCEAIFTSKSPSAESYLMANYISRDVGSEIISFDYAGSSYKGAVEDVCNLNGVPAITCEVLCPFGNVGAGTVERSFAQMNSFLSYFG
- a CDS encoding argininosuccinate synthase — translated: MTDKVLLAFSGGLDTSVCVKLLEEKYDVEVITACVDVGQGEEEMEKAKNSAANIGGLKHYNIDAKEEFANEYIARGIKANAEYEGYPLSTAFARPLIALKLIEVAEKEGATAIAHGCTGKGNDQFRFEAVIRAMSDLDIIAPIREMNLTRSEEKAYAESKGIKLSYDKIYSIDENLWGRAIEGDVLEDPANEPPEDIYEWTASWEDAKDEPEKVSIEFEEGIPVAINGEMMPLVDIITKANEIAGAHGIGRVDTIENRMIGIKSREIYETPGAKLLIAAHQALEELVLTTDELRFAEYMSTLYADLVYRALWQEPLREDLDQAIDNMQERVSGEVVMKLFKGSIQPIIRKSPFSLHSIEQITFEDKETDQREVEGMIKHHGIQAANYQKLNR
- a CDS encoding Na+/H+ antiporter subunit E, which gives rise to MFLTRIGYGIIFFLDLIYEIIKSTIDVAFNRIMGRNIDPIIVDVKTVLDRPVSQTILANSISLTPGTLSVDLDSENNIIKVAAISPRKQEDIIPFEPYIKKMLE
- a CDS encoding hydrogen gas-evolving membrane-bound hydrogenase subunit E is translated as MSKTTIRNLLAAVLTAVFSVTLLDAIFHISNMINPGVSNIYNALGTQIAPNMVTVVIFDFRAFDTLGESIILLSAGLVVLLIFGRGLLGDKR
- a CDS encoding helicase C-terminal domain-containing protein, yielding MENNDSNLDWMVYWSLPKYNPRNSQIRLINEINFAIKKGFKYIILEAGTGIGKSAVATTIANMYEDSYILTMTKQLQEQYLDDFSDMLVEIKGRGNYKCNYTGSCDFCIKAEYNLRRCSDCEYNLALNKAKQSKNVLTNYDYFYYASVASPILDPRELLILDEAHNLERKMLMLSSSELNREYISTKFGIDIFEPLMVATNSINKLKKDSDYWIRLCDDLIKECNKRIKKIEGDANKSVQVTLDEFESDPSKYSNFDYVEKQNLEQDMKSFAAITLGLQANELIIDLPEKEAILNNQMDISAEFKPFSVVDDTQKLLDLGNVCIFLTGTLGSKDKFCEWNNINPDETYYIYEKSPFDVNKRPIYPDFAARLSGNHGKNPNWKNKRAIIKIKEILDKHPNENGVIHTSSNEQAFWIMDNLKGYDFLFVGGENRNQVLRQFSESKDNIVLIGASVKDGVDFKGDLCRFQIMFKIPYPQLNEQVNYRKEQDPKWYYYQAVMALMQAYGRGIRDKDDWCVMYIIDSSFMELFDYNRGFFNDYFIEAVQKKKERR
- the ehbF gene encoding energy conserving hydrogenase EhbF — translated: MNELIPLMVIVPLMAALLISAFSKFNKATKIFAFVVAICLPIIPLAANYGLHYFGGYAPILDNVTSTVYHPAITYSFTFLQQVFISIIGLLTFLVIFVYLTKYKEVSGPYLFLLFLGTAAVTAMLLTDDIFHMFVFFEILALAQVGIVAASSIDYSYEMALKYMVLGSIGSPIMLLGIGFLLALTGSVNITDIAAAVHNGLVDMTSPVFLMSLALIFFGWLYASGLPPFHTIKSGIYSKAEPHGAALLQSFTVISMISIVLVMFRIYSALPIFEVLIVFFSILAMILGVSLALTQTDFRRMIGFLAVGELGFIGLGIGLGTNFAITAGLFQAINEIVITALLFIGFGAIVEATNEVDTRKLGGLLAYHPKVSIMLLIGGLAMAGVPPLNGFQSKLMLVQASLSCGFPEISILAIVVSIATFVVFVKTFYTMFLKPKPRDLELEGKEVPRSMIFTMGILLIVILFLGLFPDVVVSGITSFVGGIL
- a CDS encoding metal-dependent hydrolase, which encodes MSSYKGHSIFAFALALMFFHNPLTIALTFIGANVPDFDHKFKKENVYRMIILGLIVFISLYILKLPYYIGLIIVFLGVTFYFSEHRSFTHSIFGVLTLTSALSLILIWGFQLIGAVTIIDNHYLLMAVLIVLLSFLFLNKRLLIIFIPLFFISLFIMPVAEISYVEIVLSLFVGVFSHIVLDSFTPAGIKIFAPLSSRKVYRNFGLSMVFLLIVIALIVHVPILFKVFEQYIF
- a CDS encoding cation:proton antiporter, with the protein product MIEYIKAALLIIAAILTIIAAIGLISLSNNTKNKVYARIHIAGLFDVACIIAMIGLGQYLLAGIYFILAPFIAHAIANAYWKKEDRENNGDLMTVEEEVDENHPFIHPKEKMQALESENSEKLKADERFSVTTIEIDEGE
- a CDS encoding DUF4040 domain-containing protein; protein product: MNKMLEVVLCLITVLSAILALIQKDLLKAAILTGFSGGALAVLFQVLLAPDVALTQAIVGAAIVPVFIALAVKKTQRSDD
- a CDS encoding MnhB domain-containing protein, translating into MSQGSMILKLISLPISIILICLGITTILGGHITPGGGFQGGAMIASGIILSILVYGLGNSPLELSHAYIEVLESVGALGFVIFGLIGLFVGGFYLYNFGTDLLNVVPQAIQTAFHYPDVTNAGIIPYLNIFVGLKVFVGLASIVIAFAGFKKIVEESE
- a CDS encoding hydrogenase, which encodes MKLYDQIFNVVKQFRKVFSPGPVTNADVSGSITAEIFLIVSLILAAILLRHVNVLLAGLVTLILAVVLISNIPLIPKFKMEQDDSLERMLFYAILVLSIIVVFMYWGGNLV